One genomic region from Haloarcula taiwanensis encodes:
- a CDS encoding spermidine/putrescine ABC transporter substrate-binding protein: MDQIPSRRSFLAGAGAAATAGIAGCTGLGIGDQTLTMIDWGYVYSNGVIEAFEERHGVTVERQAAQGSAETLAQLRAGRADYDLVPLGNYAVTPAMEEGYLQPLDLDQVPAYDDVFDFLKAEYFEQDGEVYGIPRSFGQTPLAVNTDIVEQDVTALADLWTEPLAGVVGGRDDARLQVLYRNAAKGEPLNPASADDVDFDSLRADLIDRLELTAGLWNNGGESEQLLRSEEVGVQPVWNYVIQSMQSDGLPVERVYPSEGTKAWFIQHCIRDGAENPELAHTFIQEWHTQMGYKSLMKPSNIAVPNEQVFSEHDVEMAAYGLDDPDQFIYEEPKPQSLIEQYTETWNRAKTEADL; encoded by the coding sequence ATGGATCAAATACCCTCTAGGCGGTCGTTTTTGGCCGGCGCTGGGGCTGCTGCCACCGCTGGGATTGCTGGGTGTACTGGCCTCGGGATCGGGGACCAGACGCTAACGATGATTGACTGGGGGTACGTCTACAGTAACGGCGTCATCGAAGCCTTCGAGGAGCGCCACGGGGTAACGGTGGAGCGACAGGCCGCACAGGGATCGGCCGAAACCCTCGCGCAGCTGCGGGCCGGTCGCGCCGATTACGACCTGGTGCCGCTTGGCAACTACGCGGTGACGCCGGCGATGGAAGAGGGCTATCTCCAGCCGCTCGACCTCGATCAGGTCCCGGCATACGACGACGTGTTCGACTTCCTGAAAGCGGAGTACTTCGAACAGGACGGCGAGGTGTACGGGATTCCACGGAGCTTTGGGCAGACGCCGCTCGCCGTCAATACCGACATCGTTGAGCAGGATGTCACCGCGCTGGCTGACCTCTGGACCGAACCACTGGCCGGTGTCGTCGGCGGTCGCGACGACGCGCGCCTGCAGGTCCTGTACCGAAACGCGGCGAAAGGCGAGCCACTCAACCCGGCAAGTGCCGACGACGTGGACTTCGACTCGCTCCGTGCCGACCTTATCGACCGGCTGGAACTCACCGCCGGTCTCTGGAACAACGGGGGCGAGTCAGAGCAACTCCTCCGCAGTGAGGAGGTCGGCGTCCAGCCGGTCTGGAACTACGTCATCCAGTCGATGCAGTCGGATGGTCTCCCCGTCGAGCGAGTCTACCCCTCCGAAGGAACGAAAGCGTGGTTCATCCAGCACTGTATCCGGGACGGTGCGGAGAACCCAGAACTGGCACACACCTTCATTCAGGAGTGGCACACGCAGATGGGCTACAAGTCGCTGATGAAACCGAGCAACATCGCCGTCCCGAACGAGCAGGTGTTCTCCGAACACGATGTCGAGATGGCGGCGTACGGACTCGACGACCCGGACCAGTTCATCTACGAGGAACCGAAGCCACAGTCGCTCATCGAGCAGTACACCGAGACGTGGAACCGGGCAAAGACGGAGGCTGATCTGTAG
- a CDS encoding spermidine/putrescine ABC transporter ATP-binding protein — translation MNALAVDGLTKTFDGAPAVDDVSLTVEQGEFFSLIGPSGCGKTTTLRMLAGLLTPDSGRVLLNGQDVTDRPARERATNMVFQDLVLFPHMNVAENVGYGLARSGVTEPERGQRVEDALALVNLAGFGDRDPSDLSGGQRQRVALARALVNDPAILLLDEPLASLDRALREEMQAEFRRIQRDSDTTFLYVTHDQESALSMSDRVAVMRDGRIVNVGPPRQLYTDPQTRFVASFLGDATLLEGDVIRREGADVVVQTGAGPLRANADATSDAVGDAVTVAVRPEAVTLGGDLTGTVTDVAYKGFYEEATVDCGGAELVVRRERNTVAAPDNATSADGGTALPFRVGETVELGVNRAVLVRDERR, via the coding sequence GTGAATGCGCTCGCTGTCGACGGTCTCACGAAGACCTTCGACGGAGCGCCTGCTGTCGACGATGTCTCGCTGACTGTCGAGCAGGGGGAGTTCTTCTCGCTCATCGGACCGTCCGGCTGCGGCAAGACGACGACGCTCCGAATGCTCGCCGGCCTCCTCACGCCGGATTCAGGGCGGGTGCTGCTCAACGGGCAGGACGTGACGGACCGGCCCGCCCGCGAGCGGGCGACGAACATGGTGTTTCAGGACCTCGTGTTGTTCCCCCACATGAACGTCGCGGAGAACGTCGGCTACGGGCTGGCTCGAAGTGGTGTTACAGAGCCGGAGCGCGGACAGCGCGTTGAGGACGCTCTGGCACTGGTCAATCTGGCGGGATTCGGCGACCGTGACCCGTCTGACCTCTCTGGCGGCCAGCGCCAGCGGGTCGCACTGGCCCGGGCGCTGGTCAACGACCCGGCGATACTGCTGCTTGACGAACCGCTTGCGTCGCTCGACCGGGCACTCCGAGAGGAGATGCAGGCGGAGTTCCGACGGATTCAGCGCGACAGCGACACGACCTTCCTGTACGTCACACACGACCAAGAGAGCGCACTGAGTATGTCTGACAGAGTCGCCGTGATGCGGGACGGGCGCATCGTCAACGTCGGCCCCCCTCGCCAGTTGTACACGGACCCGCAGACCCGGTTTGTCGCGTCGTTTCTCGGCGACGCCACGCTGCTTGAGGGCGACGTCATCAGGCGCGAGGGTGCCGATGTCGTAGTCCAGACCGGCGCTGGTCCGCTTCGGGCCAACGCAGACGCAACGAGCGACGCCGTGGGCGATGCGGTGACGGTCGCAGTCCGGCCGGAAGCCGTCACCCTCGGCGGCGACCTGACTGGCACCGTCACTGATGTCGCGTACAAGGGGTTCTACGAGGAAGCGACCGTCGACTGCGGCGGCGCGGAACTCGTCGTCCGACGCGAACGCAACACGGTGGCGGCCCCGGACAACGCGACATCCGCCGACGGCGGTACAGCCCTCCCGTTCCGCGTCGGAGAGACCGTCGAACTGGGCGTCAACCGGGCCGTCCTCGTCAGGGATGAGCGTCGCTAA
- a CDS encoding spermidine/putrescine ABC transporter permease, which produces MSVANAPGRLRDWLVAGSPLLLALALGVFPLLTLFVESIGPGLGSENYAEVLSPLYRGALLYSIGVGVGVTAICLAVAYPITYWIAHRCPDRYRLVALVSVTLPLWLNYVVLNYAWVWILARGGVVNRILVGTGLLDSSLDLLYNNISMTIGFVYIYLPYVVLTMYVSMERFDYQLIEAARDLGASDIRVFLDVVLPRTLPGAAAATLIVYARIAGAFATPEILGSPGNVMIARLVVQAFRQYTNYGFAAALSFVFLLLVLGTLGLGALSPRVRQELRQW; this is translated from the coding sequence ATGAGCGTCGCTAACGCACCCGGTCGGCTCCGGGACTGGCTGGTCGCCGGCAGCCCACTCTTGCTGGCACTGGCCCTAGGCGTGTTTCCGCTCCTGACACTGTTCGTCGAGAGCATTGGTCCCGGCCTTGGCAGCGAGAATTACGCGGAAGTGCTGTCGCCCCTATACCGCGGCGCACTGCTGTACTCTATCGGCGTCGGTGTCGGCGTCACTGCCATCTGTCTCGCCGTCGCGTATCCGATTACGTACTGGATTGCCCACCGGTGTCCGGACCGGTACCGGCTCGTCGCGCTGGTCTCGGTGACGTTGCCGCTGTGGCTCAATTACGTGGTGCTCAACTACGCCTGGGTGTGGATTCTGGCCCGGGGCGGCGTGGTGAACCGAATCCTCGTCGGGACGGGTCTCCTCGATTCGTCGCTTGACCTCCTGTACAACAACATCTCGATGACCATCGGGTTCGTGTACATCTACCTGCCCTACGTCGTGTTGACGATGTACGTCTCGATGGAGCGATTCGATTACCAGCTCATCGAGGCCGCGCGGGACCTCGGTGCGAGTGACATTCGAGTGTTTCTCGACGTCGTGCTCCCGCGAACACTTCCCGGCGCGGCGGCGGCGACACTCATCGTCTACGCACGCATCGCCGGCGCGTTTGCAACTCCTGAAATCCTCGGCAGTCCCGGGAACGTCATGATCGCACGGCTCGTCGTGCAGGCGTTCCGGCAGTACACGAACTACGGGTTCGCGGCGGCGCTGTCGTTCGTGTTCCTGCTGCTGGTGCTTGGAACGCTCGGACTCGGAGCGCTTTCGCCGCGGGTCAGACAGGAGTTACGACAATGGTGA
- a CDS encoding spermidine/putrescine ABC transporter permease, translating into MVSRVTRLAERGAGRLPGIVVALALVFLYTPVLVIGYLSLSPAGQPTIPIDGFSLRWYTAVLTDTRFIRALLTSLGIGVVTAVVGTALGLAGAYVIVRSQLSQIARRTIAVIIALPLFVPTVVVAFGIGRASALVGLGYGYLPVVLGHLFWVLPFTTFLIAARYAELDDRLSAAARDLGADDRTVFRTITVPLLWPALTASVLFAFALSFNEFLITFFLAGSSVTTVPLEIFGKVRIGATAFLNAASVLVIVVSAVAAGVASTLRRPV; encoded by the coding sequence ATGGTGAGCCGCGTCACGCGGCTGGCCGAACGCGGTGCCGGGCGGCTCCCGGGCATCGTTGTCGCGCTGGCGCTCGTGTTCCTGTACACTCCCGTTCTCGTCATCGGGTACCTGTCGCTCTCACCCGCTGGCCAGCCGACGATTCCCATCGACGGGTTCTCGCTCCGGTGGTACACCGCGGTCCTGACTGATACCCGGTTTATCCGTGCGCTACTGACGAGTCTCGGCATCGGCGTCGTCACAGCCGTTGTCGGTACTGCGCTGGGGCTGGCCGGCGCATACGTGATTGTTCGGAGCCAACTCTCCCAGATTGCCCGTCGAACCATCGCCGTGATTATCGCCCTGCCGCTGTTCGTTCCGACGGTCGTCGTCGCCTTCGGTATCGGACGCGCTAGCGCGCTCGTCGGCCTCGGCTACGGGTACCTTCCGGTCGTTCTCGGCCACTTGTTCTGGGTACTCCCGTTCACTACGTTCCTCATTGCTGCCCGCTACGCGGAGCTCGACGACCGCCTCTCGGCTGCGGCCCGCGACCTCGGTGCCGATGACCGGACTGTGTTCAGGACGATCACGGTGCCGTTGCTGTGGCCGGCACTGACGGCGAGTGTGTTGTTCGCGTTCGCGCTCTCGTTCAACGAGTTTCTCATCACCTTCTTCCTCGCCGGGTCGAGCGTGACGACGGTCCCGCTGGAAATATTCGGCAAGGTCAGAATCGGTGCCACGGCCTTCCTGAATGCGGCGAGTGTGCTCGTCATCGTTGTCAGCGCTGTGGCGGCCGGTGTGGCTTCGACACTGCGCCGTCCTGTGTGA
- a CDS encoding enoyl-CoA hydratase: MPDIEVGETFTETRTFQPDDVDQFAALSGDDQPRHTEPDGDGRQMVQGLLTASLLTSIGGDLEVLASRMELQFQRPVYTGETLVCELTVVSTDPDADGGVAVVGDVAVRRINRGDESTQADTAAANPADGGTAGTVVLEATVEGLIRE, encoded by the coding sequence ATGCCAGACATTGAAGTCGGTGAGACGTTCACCGAAACCCGAACGTTCCAGCCCGACGATGTCGACCAGTTCGCCGCCCTCTCTGGAGACGACCAGCCCCGCCACACAGAGCCTGATGGGGACGGTCGGCAGATGGTCCAGGGGTTGCTCACCGCGTCGCTGCTAACCAGCATTGGCGGCGACCTCGAAGTGCTCGCCTCGCGGATGGAACTCCAGTTCCAGCGCCCGGTGTACACCGGTGAGACGCTGGTCTGTGAACTGACAGTCGTGAGTACCGACCCGGATGCCGACGGCGGCGTCGCTGTTGTCGGCGATGTGGCTGTCCGACGGATCAATCGCGGCGATGAGTCCACTCAGGCCGACACAGCCGCCGCGAACCCGGCCGACGGAGGCACCGCTGGAACCGTCGTGCTTGAAGCGACCGTCGAGGGACTAATCAGGGAATGA
- a CDS encoding ferredoxin, producing the protein MRVEYDYDTCIGMFQCVAEWDAFERDEDAGKAVLADSEETDSDVFVREVPDDAELDAKFAARSCPVDAITLYDDDGEQLIP; encoded by the coding sequence ATGCGAGTCGAGTACGACTACGACACCTGTATCGGGATGTTCCAGTGTGTCGCGGAGTGGGACGCCTTCGAGCGCGACGAGGACGCCGGCAAAGCGGTGCTGGCGGACAGCGAGGAAACCGATTCGGACGTGTTCGTGCGGGAGGTCCCGGACGACGCCGAACTGGACGCGAAGTTCGCCGCCCGGTCCTGTCCGGTCGACGCCATCACACTCTACGACGACGACGGCGAACAGCTCATTCCCTGA
- a CDS encoding ski2-type helicase: MDVADLPGVPEWLPDHLRDDGIEELYPPQAEAVEAGVTEGKNLVASIPTASGKTLIAELAMLSSVARGGKALYIVPLRALASEKQADFEEFEQYGLDIGVSTGNYESEGGWLADKDIVVATSEKVDSLVRNDAPWIEDLTCVVTDEVHLVDDGERGPTLEVTLAKLRRLNPDLQTVALSATIGNAEALATWLDAGLVDSDWRPIDLQKGVHYGQALHLEDGSQQRLSVQNNEKQTAAIVRDTLEDDGSTLVFVNSRRNAEAAAGRLANTVRPHLSDEERGRLADIAEEIRDVSDTETSDDLADAVADGAAFHHAGLSRGHRELVEDAFRDRLVKVVCATPTLAAGVNTPSRRVVVRDWRRYDGSAGGMAPLSVLEVHQMMGRAGRPGLDPYGEAVLIANSHDEVDELFERYVWADPEPVRSKLAAEPALRTHILATVASGFARSREGLLEFLEQTLYASQTDEGGQLERVVDDVLTYLQRNGFLEIEAGELDATSLGHTVSRLYLDPMSAAEIVDGLRDWERGASDSTSASGSPADPQAEPPADSGFTTASELAENAAGSDDDRDPDDISALGLYHLVSRTPDMYQLYLRSGDREEYEMELFEREEELLGPTPSEFEEGRFEDWLSALKTARLLEDWATEVDEATITERYGVGPGDIRGKVETAQWLLGAAESLASEVDLDAARAISEARIRVEHGVREELVDLAGVRGVGRKRARRLFQAGITDRAQLRDADKAVVLAALRGRRKTAENVLENAGHRDPSMEGVEPAPDVSVDLDDGDTDTNGDVTADDDQSSLGDF; encoded by the coding sequence ATGGACGTTGCGGACCTGCCGGGCGTGCCCGAGTGGCTCCCGGACCACCTGCGCGACGACGGCATCGAGGAGCTGTATCCGCCCCAGGCCGAGGCCGTCGAGGCCGGCGTCACCGAGGGGAAGAACCTGGTCGCGTCGATTCCGACGGCCAGCGGGAAGACCCTCATCGCCGAGCTAGCGATGCTTTCATCGGTCGCTCGCGGCGGTAAGGCACTGTACATCGTTCCGCTGCGGGCGTTGGCCAGCGAGAAACAGGCTGACTTCGAGGAGTTCGAGCAGTACGGCCTCGACATCGGTGTCTCGACGGGCAACTACGAGTCCGAAGGCGGGTGGCTCGCGGACAAGGACATCGTCGTCGCCACCAGCGAGAAGGTCGACTCACTCGTGCGCAACGACGCCCCCTGGATAGAGGACCTCACCTGCGTCGTCACCGACGAGGTCCACCTCGTCGACGACGGCGAACGAGGGCCGACTCTGGAGGTGACACTGGCGAAACTCCGTCGGCTCAACCCCGACCTGCAGACCGTCGCGCTGTCGGCGACCATCGGCAACGCGGAGGCGCTGGCGACGTGGCTCGACGCGGGCCTCGTCGATTCGGACTGGCGGCCAATCGACCTCCAGAAGGGGGTCCACTACGGGCAGGCGCTACACCTCGAAGACGGGAGCCAGCAGCGGCTCTCGGTGCAGAACAACGAGAAACAGACGGCGGCTATCGTCCGCGATACGCTCGAAGACGACGGGTCGACGCTGGTGTTCGTCAACTCCCGGCGCAACGCCGAGGCGGCCGCGGGCCGGCTGGCCAACACCGTCCGGCCACACCTCAGCGACGAGGAGCGCGGGCGGCTGGCCGACATCGCGGAGGAGATCCGTGACGTGAGCGACACGGAGACGAGCGACGACCTCGCGGACGCCGTCGCAGACGGGGCGGCGTTCCACCACGCCGGCCTCTCGCGCGGCCACCGCGAACTCGTCGAGGACGCCTTCCGGGACCGGCTGGTGAAGGTCGTCTGTGCGACGCCGACGCTCGCGGCCGGCGTCAACACGCCCTCGCGGCGCGTCGTCGTCCGCGACTGGCGGCGCTACGACGGCTCAGCGGGTGGGATGGCCCCGCTGTCGGTACTTGAGGTCCACCAGATGATGGGACGAGCCGGCCGGCCGGGGCTCGACCCCTACGGCGAGGCGGTCCTCATCGCCAACAGCCACGACGAAGTGGACGAACTGTTCGAGCGCTACGTCTGGGCCGACCCCGAGCCCGTCCGGTCGAAACTGGCCGCCGAGCCAGCCCTGCGGACACATATCCTCGCGACGGTTGCCTCCGGATTCGCTCGGTCGCGTGAGGGCCTGCTGGAGTTCCTCGAACAGACGCTGTACGCCAGCCAGACCGACGAGGGCGGCCAACTGGAACGCGTCGTCGACGACGTACTCACCTACCTCCAGCGCAACGGCTTCCTTGAAATAGAAGCCGGCGAACTCGATGCTACCTCGCTGGGCCACACCGTCTCGCGGCTCTATCTGGACCCGATGAGCGCCGCCGAAATCGTCGACGGCCTCCGGGACTGGGAGCGAGGAGCCAGCGATAGCACCTCGGCAAGCGGGTCGCCGGCTGACCCGCAAGCGGAACCGCCGGCTGACAGCGGCTTCACAACCGCAAGCGAGCTGGCTGAGAATGCCGCCGGGAGCGACGATGATAGGGACCCGGACGACATCTCCGCACTGGGCCTGTACCATCTCGTCTCGCGCACGCCGGACATGTACCAGCTGTACCTCCGCTCGGGCGACCGCGAGGAGTACGAGATGGAGTTGTTCGAGCGCGAGGAAGAGTTGCTCGGCCCGACCCCCTCGGAGTTCGAGGAGGGCCGATTCGAGGACTGGCTCTCGGCGCTGAAGACCGCCCGCCTGCTCGAAGACTGGGCGACGGAGGTCGACGAGGCGACCATCACGGAGCGCTACGGCGTCGGTCCGGGTGACATCCGCGGGAAAGTCGAAACCGCCCAGTGGCTGCTGGGAGCGGCGGAGTCGCTGGCCAGCGAGGTCGACCTGGACGCCGCGCGGGCCATCAGCGAGGCGCGCATCCGCGTCGAACACGGCGTCCGGGAGGAACTGGTCGACCTGGCCGGCGTCCGCGGCGTCGGCCGCAAGCGTGCCCGGCGGCTGTTCCAGGCTGGCATCACCGACCGCGCACAACTCCGGGACGCGGACAAAGCCGTCGTGCTGGCGGCGCTCCGAGGCCGCCGGAAGACGGCCGAGAACGTGCTGGAGAACGCTGGCCACCGGGACCCGTCCATGGAGGGCGTCGAGCCCGCACCCGACGTATCCGTCGACCTCGACGACGGCGACACGGACACGAACGGGGACGTTACGGCCGACGACGACCAGTCCAGTCTGGGTGATTTCTGA
- a CDS encoding KEOPS complex component, with the protein MEVVEGTAEIDDVGSFVETLGAIGDRHGVIVQAFDARYVVDRAHLELAVELATRAHRRGDAIAEDFGVEILLYAAGRRQINRALTMGVGEGSCPVVAVVVDPEKVSSHKGNDEPRDIGAAADEVRDALTPASTLGEYDAERVRSFFDVTDAELAATAGGLPDAVRERVALLPVEK; encoded by the coding sequence ATGGAGGTTGTCGAAGGAACTGCTGAAATCGACGACGTGGGGTCGTTCGTGGAGACGCTCGGCGCAATCGGCGACCGCCACGGCGTCATAGTACAGGCATTCGACGCTCGCTACGTCGTGGACCGCGCCCATCTCGAACTGGCTGTCGAACTCGCAACCCGGGCCCACCGTCGGGGTGACGCTATCGCCGAGGACTTCGGCGTCGAGATACTGCTGTACGCAGCCGGTCGCCGCCAGATAAACCGCGCGCTGACGATGGGCGTCGGCGAGGGCTCCTGTCCCGTCGTAGCCGTCGTCGTCGACCCCGAAAAGGTTAGTTCCCACAAAGGTAATGACGAGCCGCGGGACATCGGCGCAGCCGCCGACGAGGTGCGTGACGCCCTCACGCCCGCGTCGACGCTCGGCGAGTACGACGCGGAGCGCGTCCGGTCGTTTTTCGACGTGACCGACGCCGAACTCGCCGCGACGGCCGGTGGCCTTCCCGACGCCGTCCGGGAGCGCGTCGCGCTGTTGCCGGTCGAGAAGTAG
- a CDS encoding NADH-dependent flavin oxidoreductase, translating into MTALETPLSIGGVEVPNRLYRAPVLECAGNGEAAVDTLVDELEPTAASGVGLIFQGASIVTDRGGCAAPNMTRVHDPAFVERLARLTGAVHDHGGRIFLQLAHGGLRSMATWHAEYRRRHPDQRQLAVSRPPWQLRALDCAGLISLRPDVLSTAEVWDLAEQFGRCAGYAVDAGYDGIHLSAANMSLIQQFLSPFYNHRDDEFGDGIRFLKAVHDAVRDHAGDVPLVTKVPAETAAPSFVRRYLTQTDGVNIAERAAAIGYDGLVPVAVSPFWDMSIVRGAFPDRAWDASDLQDDYAAVFGGRLRARAVRLLNSLQARRFGHDPGWNADFCRAVRERVDVPVLLEGGLRTRADCDRYLGADGAAPAADAVGMARPFYAEPRLGARLLDGADALCESCNNCTVPQVTGEPGRCRTPAIVREQARLRRDGAYERTE; encoded by the coding sequence GTGACTGCGCTGGAGACGCCGCTGTCTATCGGCGGCGTCGAAGTCCCCAACCGACTGTATCGCGCACCGGTACTGGAGTGTGCCGGCAACGGCGAGGCTGCTGTCGACACGCTTGTCGACGAACTCGAACCGACGGCGGCCTCCGGCGTCGGCCTCATCTTTCAAGGCGCGAGCATCGTCACCGACCGCGGCGGCTGCGCCGCGCCGAACATGACGCGGGTCCACGACCCGGCCTTCGTCGAGCGGCTCGCCCGGCTCACCGGCGCGGTCCACGACCACGGCGGCCGAATCTTCCTGCAACTGGCCCACGGCGGTCTCCGGAGCATGGCGACCTGGCACGCCGAGTACCGTCGGCGGCACCCAGACCAGCGCCAGCTGGCCGTCAGCCGCCCGCCCTGGCAGCTCCGGGCGCTCGACTGCGCCGGCCTGATTTCGCTGCGGCCGGACGTGCTCTCGACCGCGGAGGTGTGGGACCTGGCCGAGCAGTTTGGTCGGTGTGCCGGCTACGCCGTCGACGCCGGCTACGACGGCATCCACCTCTCGGCGGCGAACATGAGCCTGATCCAGCAGTTCCTCTCCCCGTTCTACAATCACCGGGACGACGAGTTCGGCGACGGCATCCGCTTCCTCAAAGCGGTCCACGACGCTGTCCGGGACCACGCCGGCGACGTGCCGCTGGTCACGAAGGTCCCCGCCGAGACCGCTGCGCCCAGCTTCGTTCGAAGGTATCTCACCCAGACGGACGGCGTGAACATCGCTGAACGGGCGGCAGCCATCGGCTACGACGGGCTCGTCCCGGTCGCGGTGTCGCCGTTCTGGGACATGAGCATCGTTCGCGGCGCGTTCCCCGACCGGGCCTGGGACGCGAGCGACCTGCAGGACGACTACGCGGCGGTCTTTGGCGGTCGACTCCGGGCGCGTGCCGTCCGGCTGCTCAACAGCCTGCAGGCCCGCCGGTTCGGCCACGACCCGGGCTGGAACGCCGACTTCTGTCGAGCGGTCCGCGAGCGCGTGGACGTGCCGGTCCTGCTGGAGGGCGGGCTGCGGACGCGTGCCGACTGCGACCGGTATCTCGGCGCGGACGGGGCCGCGCCCGCTGCCGATGCGGTCGGGATGGCTCGGCCGTTCTACGCGGAGCCGCGGCTCGGCGCGCGCCTGCTCGACGGCGCGGACGCGCTGTGTGAGAGCTGTAACAACTGTACTGTTCCGCAAGTCACCGGCGAACCGGGCCGCTGTCGAACGCCCGCGATCGTCCGCGAACAGGCTCGGCTCCGGCGGGATGGTGCCTACGAGCGAACCGAGTAA
- a CDS encoding alpha/beta hydrolase has protein sequence MTTGISSERVELSVDGEDVDIHYRTGGEGPPMVFLHGIGLDAATVSWRHALPALAPERTVYALDLPGHGDSDKPDRAYTTEYYLETLSEFIDALDIEEPALAGLSMGGAIALGHALDGGPVERLVLVDSYGLGADAYWRTAASSVLQTPILGNMLWQGVGSSRPAIRNSLRSMGPGEPPQQLVEDVNSAVDRQTVRAMRRWQRSEFQWCGFRTDYSDRLAEIDVPTMLIHGAVDPLLPRRWSEQAAGMVTDSTLKIFENCGHCPPREHPDRFNRAVRAFC, from the coding sequence ATGACGACAGGGATTTCGTCCGAACGCGTCGAGCTGTCCGTCGACGGCGAAGACGTCGATATTCACTACCGGACCGGCGGCGAGGGGCCGCCGATGGTGTTTCTCCACGGTATCGGGCTGGACGCCGCGACCGTCTCGTGGCGACACGCACTGCCCGCACTCGCGCCAGAGCGGACGGTGTATGCGCTCGATTTGCCGGGCCACGGCGACAGTGACAAGCCCGACCGTGCGTACACGACCGAGTACTACCTCGAGACCCTGTCCGAGTTCATCGACGCGCTCGATATCGAGGAACCCGCACTCGCCGGCCTTTCGATGGGGGGTGCCATCGCACTCGGCCACGCGCTCGATGGCGGCCCCGTCGAGCGGCTGGTGCTGGTCGACAGCTACGGGCTGGGAGCTGACGCCTACTGGCGGACAGCGGCCAGCAGCGTCCTGCAGACGCCGATACTCGGAAACATGCTCTGGCAGGGCGTGGGGTCGTCCCGGCCGGCAATCCGGAACAGCCTCCGCAGCATGGGTCCTGGAGAGCCGCCCCAACAACTGGTCGAGGACGTGAATAGCGCTGTCGACCGACAGACGGTCCGGGCGATGCGGCGCTGGCAGCGTAGCGAGTTTCAGTGGTGCGGGTTTCGAACCGACTACTCCGATCGGTTAGCGGAAATAGATGTGCCGACGATGCTGATTCATGGAGCTGTCGACCCGCTGCTCCCCCGTCGGTGGTCCGAGCAGGCGGCTGGAATGGTCACTGATAGCACGCTGAAGATTTTCGAGAACTGCGGGCACTGTCCACCGCGGGAACACCCCGACCGGTTCAACCGGGCCGTTCGAGCGTTCTGCTGA
- a CDS encoding acyl dehydratase, which produces MSSESPRNPLLDTWTETSSHMFNSVVAANRAAFAAFGVQQEDEDGVTPADRIEPDEDLPEWHVSISEDHPGRLGVGDHVDFTKTISENDVQQFAAASGDTNPLHLDDEFAEQTRFRGRIAHGTLVGSLISAALARLPGLTIYLSQDLEFHNPVRIGDRLTAECEIVEDLGDEQYRLTTRVLADDDVVIDGEAVVLIDELPE; this is translated from the coding sequence ATGAGTTCTGAATCGCCACGAAACCCGCTGTTAGACACATGGACTGAAACATCGTCACATATGTTCAACAGCGTCGTCGCAGCTAACCGGGCAGCGTTCGCCGCGTTCGGCGTCCAGCAGGAGGACGAAGACGGCGTAACGCCCGCAGACCGTATCGAACCGGACGAAGATCTCCCCGAATGGCACGTCTCGATCTCCGAAGACCATCCGGGCCGCCTCGGCGTCGGCGACCACGTCGATTTCACAAAGACGATCTCGGAAAACGACGTGCAACAGTTCGCCGCCGCGAGCGGCGACACGAATCCGCTTCACCTCGACGACGAGTTCGCGGAGCAGACACGCTTCCGCGGCCGAATCGCCCACGGGACGCTCGTCGGGAGTCTCATCAGCGCGGCGCTGGCACGGCTGCCGGGGCTGACTATCTATCTCTCGCAGGACCTGGAGTTCCACAACCCGGTCCGTATTGGTGACCGGCTCACTGCCGAATGTGAAATCGTCGAGGACCTCGGCGACGAACAGTACCGGCTGACCACGCGCGTCCTTGCTGACGACGATGTCGTCATCGATGGCGAAGCGGTCGTCCTCATCGACGAACTGCCGGAATAA